In Paraburkholderia sp. PGU19, a single window of DNA contains:
- a CDS encoding GNAT family N-acetyltransferase: protein MSARGLAVTTSEFIIRCLQPDEWRLLKALRPRELGCDPQSYWETVDETSARDDVCWNTFASKVTTPEGSRMFIVEHAESVAAFVFGVKKDDDEYSVGGLWVDTVHRRKGFGSLLVQQVVTWAKADSHAAVIRLCCHTGSALSFYQRNGFQSLDKLQTSNVDGLRIVTMESRGI, encoded by the coding sequence ATGTCCGCGCGAGGTTTGGCCGTGACCACCTCTGAGTTCATCATCAGATGCCTACAGCCAGACGAATGGCGCCTGTTAAAGGCTCTTCGTCCGAGGGAGCTTGGTTGCGACCCTCAGTCCTACTGGGAGACTGTGGATGAAACCAGCGCTCGCGACGACGTGTGCTGGAATACCTTCGCAAGCAAAGTCACGACGCCGGAGGGGTCTCGAATGTTCATCGTTGAGCATGCCGAAAGCGTTGCCGCTTTCGTTTTCGGCGTGAAGAAGGACGATGACGAATATAGCGTCGGAGGCCTTTGGGTCGATACGGTTCACCGACGAAAAGGATTTGGGAGCTTGCTGGTGCAACAGGTGGTCACATGGGCAAAAGCAGATTCGCACGCTGCGGTAATCCGCCTATGCTGCCATACTGGATCGGCACTATCATTCTATCAGCGAAACGGCTTCCAATCTTTGGATAAACTTCAGACCAGCAACGTTGATGGCCTTCGGATAGTTACGATGGAGTCGCGCGGGATCTGA
- a CDS encoding epoxide hydrolase, protein MSFVSSTPTWRRFVASVAAALGLTLATAFSCAHAVPAAGLPSTKQPATTDDASIRPLPKVHVPQAALDELRRRIAATQWPEKETVADSSQGVPLATMQNLARYWATDYDWRKAEAKLNALPQFVTTIDGVDIHFIHVRSKNPNALPLIINHGWPGSVLEQIKLIGPLTDPVAYGGKAEDSFDVVIPSMPGYGFSGKPTTTGWGPEHMARAWAELMRRLGYQHYVAQGGDWGAFVVDQMGLQAPPGLLGIHTNMPATVPADVDKALQIGAPAPAGLSADETRAYGQLAQTFKEVDYARLMGSRPQTLYGIDDSPVGLAAWLLDHNDANAQPAAAVAEALNRSSSPTGELTRDEILDNITLYWLTNTGVSASRLYWEYKGGFFNAKGVKIPVAVSVFPGEQYQAPRSWTEKAYPNLIYYHRAEKGGHFAAWEQPMIFAQELRAAFRPLR, encoded by the coding sequence ATGTCGTTTGTATCGTCAACGCCAACCTGGCGCAGGTTTGTTGCATCCGTCGCGGCCGCACTGGGCCTTACCCTCGCCACGGCCTTCAGTTGCGCCCATGCCGTTCCTGCTGCCGGCCTGCCTTCCACGAAACAGCCCGCAACGACTGACGACGCCTCCATCCGTCCGCTGCCCAAAGTCCATGTGCCGCAGGCCGCCCTTGACGAGCTTCGCCGGCGGATTGCCGCCACGCAATGGCCGGAAAAGGAAACCGTCGCAGACTCTTCGCAGGGCGTGCCGCTCGCGACCATGCAGAATCTCGCACGCTATTGGGCGACCGATTATGACTGGCGTAAAGCGGAGGCGAAGCTCAATGCCCTTCCGCAGTTCGTGACGACCATCGACGGAGTAGACATACATTTCATCCATGTTCGTTCGAAGAACCCCAATGCGCTTCCATTGATCATCAACCATGGTTGGCCCGGCTCCGTGCTTGAACAGATCAAGCTGATTGGACCGTTGACAGATCCGGTCGCGTATGGCGGGAAGGCCGAAGACTCGTTCGATGTCGTCATCCCGTCGATGCCGGGCTACGGCTTTTCCGGCAAACCGACAACAACCGGCTGGGGTCCCGAGCACATGGCGCGCGCCTGGGCCGAGTTGATGCGCCGTCTCGGATATCAGCACTACGTCGCTCAGGGCGGCGACTGGGGTGCGTTCGTCGTCGATCAGATGGGCTTGCAGGCACCTCCCGGACTGCTCGGCATTCACACCAACATGCCCGCGACGGTTCCTGCTGACGTCGACAAGGCACTACAGATCGGCGCACCGGCGCCAGCCGGTCTGTCAGCGGACGAGACCCGCGCTTACGGGCAGCTCGCCCAGACCTTCAAGGAAGTGGACTACGCCCGCTTGATGGGGTCGCGTCCACAGACGCTTTATGGTATTGACGATTCACCCGTCGGCCTCGCCGCATGGCTCCTCGACCACAATGATGCCAATGCGCAGCCGGCTGCCGCAGTCGCCGAGGCTCTGAACCGGAGTTCGAGCCCCACAGGCGAACTGACGCGTGACGAAATCCTCGACAACATCACACTGTATTGGCTGACCAACACGGGCGTGTCTGCGTCTCGCCTCTACTGGGAATATAAGGGTGGCTTCTTTAACGCCAAAGGCGTCAAGATCCCGGTGGCCGTAAGCGTGTTCCCCGGCGAGCAATATCAGGCGCCGCGGAGCTGGACAGAGAAGGCCTACCCGAACCTCATCTACTATCACCGAGCTGAGAAAGGCGGCCACTTCGCCGCGTGGGAGCAGCCGATGATCTTCGCTCAGGAACTGAGGGCAGCCTTCAGGCCACTGCGCTGA
- a CDS encoding GMC family oxidoreductase N-terminal domain-containing protein: MSEFDYIIVGAGSAGCILADRLSASGQYRVLLLEAGGVEKSMWVRMPLGFAKLFYHPRYNWRYYTTVQQQLMNQRVYTPRGKVLGGSGSINAMIYVRGQRRDFDDWAARGNPGWSFDDVLPWFKRLESHPLGDTSWHSSSGKIRITRDPVHPICENFFRACDELGFPRNDDFNGAQFEGAGVYDINTRDGQRDSSCAAYLRPAMKRTNLVVETDALVERVLFNPNKTAIGVSVLLRGHRQVFRARRELILSAGAVETPKLLQCSGIGDAALLGQHQIPVIHDAPAVGRNLQDHLCASYYFEASRPTVNDELKTLPQQARAMLQYLLQGRGAFATTVKAGGFFRTSEAQQHPNMQIYFNPLSYVLPESPGMPKIEPYSGYTMFFAPCRPTSRGTVQLKSPDVHEAPLIDPNYLATENDRAEAIAGSRLIRRLASTAGLAEVTKTEVKPGTSVSDDDSMLQFFREQSGSIYHLCGSCAMGSDPRESVVNSELQVHGTRSLRVVDASIFPNITSGNINAPTMMVAEKASQMILGH; encoded by the coding sequence ATGTCCGAATTCGATTACATCATTGTGGGCGCCGGCTCTGCAGGCTGCATCCTGGCCGACAGGCTGAGCGCGTCTGGCCAGTACAGGGTGTTGCTGCTGGAGGCGGGCGGCGTGGAAAAGTCCATGTGGGTAAGAATGCCGCTTGGCTTCGCGAAACTGTTCTACCACCCCAGGTACAACTGGCGCTATTACACGACGGTTCAGCAGCAATTGATGAATCAACGTGTCTATACGCCGCGCGGCAAGGTTCTCGGCGGATCGGGCTCGATCAATGCAATGATCTATGTGCGAGGGCAGCGCCGGGATTTCGACGACTGGGCGGCCCGTGGCAATCCGGGTTGGTCTTTCGATGATGTGCTGCCCTGGTTCAAGCGTCTTGAGTCCCATCCGCTCGGCGACACCAGCTGGCATAGCAGTAGTGGAAAAATCCGCATTACGCGCGATCCCGTTCATCCCATCTGTGAGAACTTTTTTCGGGCGTGCGATGAATTGGGCTTTCCTCGCAACGACGACTTCAATGGCGCGCAGTTCGAAGGCGCGGGTGTCTACGACATCAATACGCGCGATGGCCAGCGCGATTCGTCGTGTGCTGCTTATTTGCGGCCCGCGATGAAGCGTACCAATCTGGTCGTGGAGACCGACGCCCTCGTCGAGCGCGTGCTATTCAACCCGAACAAGACTGCGATTGGTGTCAGCGTGTTGTTGCGGGGCCATCGCCAGGTGTTTCGCGCCAGGCGCGAATTGATTCTTTCGGCAGGCGCGGTGGAAACGCCCAAGCTGCTTCAGTGTTCCGGCATTGGCGACGCAGCACTGCTCGGCCAGCATCAGATACCGGTTATCCATGATGCACCTGCCGTCGGCCGCAACCTGCAAGACCATTTATGTGCCTCTTATTATTTCGAGGCCAGCCGCCCGACCGTCAACGATGAACTGAAGACCTTGCCCCAACAGGCGCGTGCGATGTTGCAGTACCTGCTCCAAGGCCGAGGCGCTTTCGCGACTACCGTGAAAGCCGGGGGATTCTTCCGCACGAGCGAGGCGCAGCAGCATCCGAACATGCAGATTTACTTCAACCCCTTGTCGTATGTGCTGCCGGAGTCGCCGGGCATGCCGAAGATCGAACCGTATTCCGGCTATACGATGTTTTTCGCGCCGTGCCGTCCAACCAGCCGAGGCACCGTTCAGTTGAAGAGTCCCGACGTTCACGAAGCTCCGCTGATCGATCCGAATTATCTCGCGACCGAAAATGACCGGGCAGAGGCGATTGCGGGCAGCAGGCTCATACGGCGTCTGGCGTCGACGGCTGGACTGGCTGAAGTGACGAAAACGGAAGTCAAACCGGGCACGAGTGTTTCCGACGACGACAGCATGCTGCAGTTCTTCCGTGAGCAGAGCGGGTCGATTTATCACCTTTGTGGTTCGTGCGCAATGGGAAGCGACCCACGGGAGTCAGTCGTGAACAGTGAATTGCAGGTTCACGGCACTCGCAGCCTGCGGGTCGTTGACGCCTCCATCTTCCCGAACATCACATCAGGCAACATCAACGCACCGACGATGATGGTAGCGGAAAAGGCCTCACAGATGATACTAGGCCATTGA
- a CDS encoding ABC transporter permease, which produces MLRTIPNKKSLSWAYNGYVALFLAYLALPLLVVAAFAFNDSSIPSLPWKGWTLDWFVGQGTPRTGMFFDSEIVSSMGNSLIVALMVTVLSIFCGTTTAFLFERYDFRWKSFCYMLMLLPLVIPGVILGISILAFSSNIANLIEGHFDVTVDALRPGLLLIIFGQFSFIATIATLVISARLRKFDRSLEEAALNLGASPAQVLRTITLPFLYPSMIGCGLVAFLMSFENFSTTLMLVGSDAPLTIAMFNRMRQGSTPELNAISLSLMMGSALLGLVSIVAQRKKAGNQGE; this is translated from the coding sequence ATGCTGCGTACTATTCCGAACAAGAAGTCGCTGTCGTGGGCCTATAACGGGTACGTCGCTCTGTTTCTGGCGTATCTCGCCCTGCCGTTGCTGGTGGTGGCTGCGTTCGCGTTCAATGACTCCTCGATTCCCTCTCTGCCGTGGAAAGGATGGACATTGGACTGGTTCGTGGGCCAAGGGACGCCCCGAACGGGTATGTTCTTCGACAGCGAAATCGTGAGCAGCATGGGCAATTCGCTAATCGTGGCGCTGATGGTCACGGTGCTGTCGATTTTCTGCGGCACGACAACGGCGTTCCTGTTCGAACGCTACGACTTCAGATGGAAGAGCTTTTGCTACATGCTGATGCTGCTGCCACTCGTCATTCCTGGCGTCATTCTGGGTATCTCGATCCTTGCATTCTCGAGCAACATTGCGAATCTCATCGAAGGTCACTTCGATGTGACCGTCGACGCGTTGCGCCCAGGCCTGCTGTTGATCATCTTCGGCCAGTTCTCCTTTATCGCGACGATTGCCACGCTGGTGATTTCGGCCAGACTGCGCAAATTCGATCGCTCGCTGGAGGAAGCCGCGCTGAATCTGGGTGCGAGTCCAGCACAGGTGTTGAGAACCATCACATTGCCGTTTTTGTATCCGTCGATGATTGGCTGTGGCCTCGTGGCGTTCCTGATGTCGTTTGAGAACTTCAGCACGACACTGATGCTGGTGGGCTCGGATGCGCCACTGACGATCGCCATGTTCAACCGGATGCGGCAGGGCTCGACGCCGGAACTGAACGCGATCTCGCTCTCGCTGATGATGGGTTCGGCGCTGCTGGGCCTGGTGAGCATCGTCGCTCAACGCAAGAAAGCTGGCAATCAGGGCGAATAA
- a CDS encoding class I SAM-dependent methyltransferase has translation MASPEEINADMLAFWNGNGGDIWVARQEHTDITLAPVTNALLVYAAPRAGERVVDIGCGCGAPTLEFARAVGPSGRVAGLDISGPMLAEGARRASVAGIVNIDWRQTDPATAALDKYDLLISAFGVMFFGDPVAAFANMRRAAAPDARMALLCWRSLAENPWMEVPMTAAAWHLPPRPQPVPNAPGMFAFADRDHVTEVVTAAGWAPPRFEKLDMDLDIAAGRGLEEAVVQSTQIGAVNSWLRNQPAEVVCAVTTSVHEALGPYADGASVRLPGAMWLISSAPA, from the coding sequence ATGGCCTCGCCTGAAGAGATTAACGCCGACATGCTCGCCTTCTGGAACGGCAATGGCGGCGACATCTGGGTGGCTCGGCAGGAGCATACCGACATCACGCTTGCGCCGGTGACTAACGCCTTGCTTGTCTATGCCGCTCCGCGAGCCGGCGAACGGGTAGTGGATATAGGCTGTGGTTGTGGCGCGCCCACGCTGGAATTCGCGCGCGCCGTGGGTCCGTCCGGCCGCGTGGCGGGGTTGGACATTTCCGGACCAATGCTTGCAGAGGGTGCAAGGCGCGCGAGCGTCGCCGGCATCGTCAATATCGATTGGCGGCAGACCGATCCGGCAACCGCTGCGCTGGACAAATACGATTTGCTGATCTCCGCCTTCGGAGTGATGTTCTTCGGCGACCCGGTGGCTGCGTTCGCCAACATGCGCCGCGCAGCCGCTCCAGACGCACGCATGGCGCTCCTGTGCTGGCGCTCGCTGGCTGAAAATCCATGGATGGAAGTGCCGATGACCGCAGCCGCGTGGCACCTGCCGCCGAGGCCGCAGCCGGTGCCGAACGCTCCCGGAATGTTCGCCTTCGCCGATCGGGACCACGTGACCGAGGTCGTCACGGCGGCCGGTTGGGCGCCGCCGCGCTTCGAGAAACTCGACATGGACCTAGATATTGCCGCTGGCCGCGGGCTGGAGGAGGCGGTGGTTCAGTCAACCCAAATCGGCGCCGTGAACAGTTGGTTGCGCAACCAGCCCGCGGAGGTCGTCTGTGCCGTCACTACCTCTGTTCACGAGGCGCTTGGGCCTTATGCAGACGGCGCGAGCGTGCGATTGCCCGGCGCGATGTGGTTAATCAGCAGCGCGCCTGCCTGA
- a CDS encoding VOC family protein — MFSHVVVGTNDLEKTRRFYDAVLGSLGYGEGLNRAAGGYVYAAGNSSFIVTEPLDGQPATHANGGTIGFTCQSTDQVDLWHATGIANGGKSVEDPPGVRETPAGSLYLAYLRDPDGNKLCALYRIPA, encoded by the coding sequence ATGTTCAGTCACGTTGTGGTCGGCACCAACGACCTTGAAAAAACCAGGAGATTCTACGATGCCGTGCTGGGCTCCCTCGGCTATGGCGAGGGTTTGAACCGGGCCGCCGGCGGCTACGTCTATGCCGCCGGCAATAGTTCTTTCATCGTGACGGAGCCACTTGATGGCCAGCCGGCTACCCATGCCAACGGCGGCACGATCGGCTTTACCTGCCAGTCAACTGACCAGGTCGATCTCTGGCACGCCACAGGGATCGCCAATGGCGGCAAATCGGTCGAGGACCCTCCGGGCGTACGTGAGACCCCGGCTGGGTCGCTTTATCTCGCTTATCTGCGCGATCCGGATGGCAACAAGCTCTGCGCCCTGTATCGCATACCCGCTTAA